AACTGGTATGTAGTATATCATGTTCGTTGTTCTCCTGCTTCCGAGCTTTTCGATTGCCTTATTCCAGAGAAAATATGCAAGACCAGAGCATAGGAGTCCAAGATAGAGCAAAGACACGATCACAGAAGCGTTCATGTTCAGAAGCTGATGAAACCTTCCAGCAGAGAAGGGAAGAAAAAGAACCATCCCCCAGAACATGATACCGGCGTTCTCTTTGAGGGTGAGACTTCCAAGCTTTTCCACGTGGTGTGTGTAAAAGACCCAGGACAGAGCGGCTCCGAATGCAAGAAGATCTCCAATCGGATTCAGTTTGAGAACGAATCGTCCGTTCAGTATGACGAGGGCAACTCCAAGAAATGAAAGCATCACACCGAGGTACATGCCCGCTGTTGTCCTCTTTTTCTGAACGATGTGTGAGAAGAGAAGAAAAAAGATGGGAGCGGACGAGACGATGATCGCAGCGTTGGTCGGCTCTGTGAACATGAGTGCAGAGTTCTCGAAAGCAAAATAACCAAAGACTCCCCAAAAGCCCGCCATGAAAATGTCTCTGTTGAACAGTTTCGGTCTTCCTGAAACCAGACTCAGAAAGAGGAAGGCGAGCAAAAACCTCAAAAAACCTGCAAGGAAAGGATTCAGAACCTGAACGACCACCTTTGTTGCGAGAAAAGAAACACCCCAGAGTACTATCACAAACCATGCGAAAAATCTTTCCAAGGGTTCATCTCTCCCTTCTCAGAACCTCTCCGATTCTTGGGACAAAATCCTTCTTTCTGGACATGACACCCTTCAATAGGAAAAGACCATCTTTCTTTTCCGCACCATCGAAAGCTTTCTCAAGTATCTTCTGGTCTCCTTCCACCATCACAAGGCTTGTCTCTTCTATCGGATTGGTGAATAGAACAAAGCAGTGTGTTACGCCAAGCTCTCCCCTGAGATTTTTCAGGGCACTGATGAATTTTTCTTTTTCCTTCAGCAAGACAGAAAAATCCGAAGTCATGATCTGAGAGACCGCAAAGGACTCTTCACCCATTTCGTACACCTTCACGTCTCTCTTCAGTAGCTCAAAGGGATCGACATTCTTCGGGATCTTCATTCCTTCCCTCAACAACCTTCTTGCGAAGTTTTCCAGATCGAGCTTTGTGATTTTGGCAAGGAAACTTGCCATCGCTCTGTCTTTCTCTGTCGTTGTGGAAAGCTTGAAGAAAAGAGTATCAGATATGATCCCTGCAAGAAGAACGCCGGCGATCTCTCTTTCTATCTTCACATCGTCCCTGAGGAAGAACTCTGTGACGATCGTTGAAGTACTACCCACGGGTTCGTTGTAAAAGAAGATCGGGTTCAAGGTGCTCAGACCACCGAGTCTGTGATGATCGATGATTTCAAGGATCTCTGCCTTTTCCACACCTTCCGGTGCCTGTGTGATCTCGTTGTGATCCACCAGGATGACTTTTTTTCTCACATCTTTCATCAAGTCTGTTCTCGTTATCACACCAAGAAGCTTTTCTTTCTCGTCTTCCACGAACGCTGCCCTCAGTTTGGATGTGAATACGATGTTCCTAACATCTTCGAGTGTGTCCTTCTTCGTAACCGTTGGAAACTTCTTACTCATCACCAGAGTCACGGGAAGAGCAAGGTTTATGAGCTTTGCCGCACCGAAGGCGTCGAACTTCACTCTCAGAACAGCTGCGTTTTTCTCCTTTGCGATCTCCAAAACCCTGCCGGAAACGGGTGCATTATTTACGACTATCATGAGTTTTGCTCCCTTTTCAAGAAGGGCAATCTGAGCGGGTTCGTTGTCACCAACTATGACCACGTCACCTATTTCGATTTTTCCAAGGAGCACGTGGAGTGCGTCAACGGCGATATGAACTTTTCCAGATATCGTTTTTTCTTTCAGGTGATCACACACAACTTCTGCCTTCAACACCCTGACAAGCTGTTCAAGAGGAACGGGATGTATGACGAGTGGCTCTATCTTCAGTCTTCTCACGTAAACCCGCGCAAGATTGCTTTCTGTGACCACTCCTATCATCTTCCCTTTGGACACCACAGGAACGTTCTTTATTCCTTTTCCTTCCATCAACATGGCGACATCGTAAACGGGTGTGTCCGGAGAGACGAAGATCGGATCTTTCAACTCGAGGTCTTCAACGATGGGTTCCAGTGTTTCAAGAAGAACTGGAGGCTTCACTTTGAAATAATCGAGAACAAAAAGGGCTTCACTCGTCAATTCCCCGCATCGTGCCGGGATGAATAGTTTTTTCTTCTCTACTACACCTTTGTAATGGGCGTACCCTATTGCAGAGCACACACTGTCCGTGTCTGGATTTCTGTGCCCCATCACGTACACTCTCTCCAAAGTTTTCACCTCCGTACTAGAAATTCTATCAGATGGTATAATCCTTAACAGCAAGAGATTGTTGAGAGGGGGAAGAAGGTGCTAAGAAAAGACATAGGAATCGACCTTGGAACGGCAAATACGCTCGTTTTCCTTAAGGGAAAGGGCATTGTTGTGAACGAGCCCTCCGTTATAGCGATAGATTCCAGCACAGGTGAAATACTGAAAGTTGGTCTTGAGGCGAAAAATATGCTGGGGAAAACTCCCGCAACCATAAAGGCTATAAGACCCATGAAGGATGGTGTCATAGCCGATTACACCGTAGCCCTTGTGATGTTGAGATACTTCATAAACAAAGCAAAGAACGGATTCAACCTTCTCAAACCACGCGTGGTGATAGGTGTTCCCATCGGCATCACCGATGTAGAAAGAAGGGCCATCCTGGATGCAGGACTCGAGGCCGGAGCGAGCAAGGTCTTTCTGATAGAAGAGCCCATGGCAGCAGCGATAGGTTCCAACCTCAACGTTGAAGAGCCTTCTGGAAACATGGTGGTGGACATCGGCGGTGGAACAACGGAGGTCGCGGTGATCTCTCTTGGCAGTATCGTTACATGGGAGTCGGTGCGCATAGCGGGAGACGAGATGGACGAAGCCATCATGCAGTACGTGAGGGAAACCTACCGCGTGGCGATCGGTGAAAGAACAGCAGAGAGAGTGAAGATAGAAATAGGGAACGTTTTCCCATCCAAGGAAAACGATGAACTCGAAACGACCGTTTCAGGGATAGATCTTTCCACAGGCCTTCCAAGAAAGCTCACGCTGAAAGGTGGAGAGGTGAGAGAAGCCCTCAAAAGTGTTGTGGTCACAATCGTGGAGAGCGTAAGGGCAACTCTGGAAAAGACTCCTCCTGAACTCGTCTCTGACATCATAGAGCGGGGGATCTTTCTCACCGGTGGAGGATCCCTTTTGAGAGGTCTGGACACGCTTCTTCAGAAAGAAACAGGCATCAACGTGATCAGAGCAGAAGAGCCCCTCACGGCCGTTGCGAAGGGAGCGGGGATGGTTCTTGAGAAGGTGAACATCCTGAAGAAACTTCAGGGTGCTGGATGATGAAAAGAGCGATCGTTTTTCTTTTGTTTTTAACCATCTTCTTTCTGAACGAAACGTTCGACGTCTCTGGCAAACTTCATCCTTTTTTCTACAGAGCATCGTTTCCCTTCCTGAAACTGAGGGCGTCAATCGAAGACGTCATCCTGAAACTGAAAAACAAAATCTATCCCGGAGACATCTACGTGGGTTCAAAAAGTGTTGGAAGTCTTTTTTTCGTTACGGGAAGGGGAAATGGGTACTTCTACATTCTCGGAGAGGTGAAAGAAGGGTCTCTTGTACTCGATCCCTTCAAAAGAAGGTTTCTTGGAATCGTTGTGGAAAAAGGTCCACTCTCGAAAGTGGAGACCGTATTTTCTGAGAATTTCGTTGATAGAGTACGAATAGAAAGCGTAAACAATTCAGTTGTGGGAGTGCTGAAGGGAGGAGACGTTCCGAAAGTTTCCATACTCGAGGATATGGATGTGACGGGATGGAAGGTGTTTCTGGAAGATGAAAAGTGGAACTTAGCTCTGAAAGACTTTCTTTTCGTTGGAACCGTGGCAGGGTACGATGGAGGGTACTTTCTTTTGAACGCAGAAAAGGACCTTCCCGACAGGGTGGCCGTGGTTGGGGTGGTAGAATGATTTACATTTTTGCCGTCCTGAGCGTTCTTTGGGATTTTGTCTTCAAAGACGTTCTGATGTTTTTCCCCGCCTTTCTTGGACTGGCTCTCTACAGGAGGAAAACCGTTCTTTTTTTTCTTGTTCTTCTGATCAGGTTTCTTGCCATGCCCAACTACTGGTACATAATCATCCTCTTTGCGTTTTTGATTCTTGACGTGCTGAGAAGTCACTTTTCCTCGATGATCCTGCCTGCTTCTGTTTTGATCGTTATAGGATGCGTTCCTTCTGGTTTTGTTTCTTTTGCTTTGTCTGCCCTTTTTGGGGTATTCCTACTTCTGTGGGTGAGGCGGCGGTGAAGAACAGATTGATTCTGCTTTTCATGGCGCTTTCGTTCGTTTTGATCATCATCAAGGCCTTTCAGATTCAGATCCTCGAACACGAGGAACACAAAAGGTACCTGGAACTTCTTCAAACAAGGATCGTGAAGTTGCTTGCTCCAAGAGGGAAGATTCTCACCAGTGATGGGAAGGTCCTTGCCAGAGATGAAGAGGTGTACATTCTCGATCCGTGGTTGAACAACATCGACGAACTGAAAAAAACTGGCCTTCTCACTTCAGAAGAGGTTCTTCGTCTTATCAGGGGTGAAAAGATCGTTCTCGACAAAGCCCGAGCGGACGTCCTCTCAAAAAAAGGAGCACGTATCAGTCTGGATTACAGGAGAAGATACGTTCCTATTGCTCCTCACGTTGTGGGGTACGTGAACGTGGATAGAGAAGGCATGTACGGTGTTGAACGTGTTTACGATGAGTTTCTGACGGGAGTCGAGGGAGTAAAGATGGTGTTCGTAGAGTCTTCCGGGAAAGTCACCTCGGAGGTTATGAAAAGCCCTCCAAAACCGGGAGAGGACATAACGCTCACCATCGACTCCAGAATACAGAAAGTTGCGGAAAAATCCATGGAAGAAGTTGGAAAGCCAGGCGCTGTGATTCTCTCCAGTGTGAAGACGGGAGAAATCCTTGCCCTGGCTTCTTTCCCCGAGTACAACCCCCAGGATTTCTATGAAGGGTTCACAAAAAGAGAGTGGGAAAGACTTCTGAGGGAATCACCTTCTCCTCTCATCAACAGGATGATCTCTTCCACTTACAACCCCGGCTCTGCCATCAAAATACTCTGGACTTTGGCTGCTCTTTTGAGCGGCATCGATCCAAATGAGAAGATCAACTGCCACGGTGTGTTCGAGTACAGAAACAGTAAAGGAGAAGTCGTTGCAAAATACAGAGACTGGAAAAAAGAAGGACACGGGCCAACGGATCTTGCAAAGGCGATCAGGGTTTCCTGTAACATCTACTTCTACCAGCTTGGATTGAAACTCGGTGTTGAAAAGATGACAGAAATTGCAAGAAAGTTTGGAATTTTCGAAAAGACAGGAATAGACCTTCCCGGAGAAAAAGAAGGCCTTCTTCCATCGCCCGAGTGGAAGATTACAAAGATCGGAGAGCCCTGGTATCCCGGTGATACCATCTTGATGTCCATCGGTCAGGGATACCTCGAAATTACTCCCATAGAGCTTTTGAGACTCGTCTCACTTGTGGCAAATAAAGGTGTGTTCTACAAGCCGCACGTGGTTAAAAAGATCGGATCAAAAGTGGTGAAACCGGAGATCGAAACACAGGTTCAGATCGACGAAAAAGTTTGGTCCTTCCTCAAAGATGCCATGGTCGATGTGACATCCTTTCGGGGAAATGAAAAAGAAGATCCCGGAACCGCGTACCACGTTTTCAGAGATTTTCCTTACAGAGTGGCTGGAAAAACGGGAACGGCAGAAACCTCAAACGGTGAACCACACTCGTGGTTTATAGGTTTTTCTCCTGCCGAGAATCCTGAAGTTGCGATCGTTGTGATGGTAGAACACGGAGGCTACGGTTCTGGTGCAGCTTCTCAGATTGCAAAAGAGGTCCTTTCTGAGTACTTCAAACTGAAAGAAAGTGCCCAAGAAACTCCCTCGTCCTCTCGTTCTCCGGATTAGAGAAGATCTTCTCGGGTGTACCGCTTTCAACGATCTTTCCTTCGTCCATGAATATCACTCTGTCGGAAACGTCCCGTGCGAACCTCATCTCGTGTGTTACGATCAGCATGGTTATGCCTGTTTGTGCAAGATCCTTTATGACGTCGAGAACTTCTTTAACGAGCTCTGGATCGAGGGCGGAGGTGGGCTCGTCGAAGAGCATGAGCTCGGGGTCCATCATGAGGGCCCTTGCTATCGCCACCCTCTGCTGCTGACCACCGGAGAGGTTCCCCGGCCTTTCGTTTATCTTGTCGATGAGGTCAACCCTCTCAAGCAGTTTTCTTGCTTTCTCAATGGCTTCTTCCTTCGACATGTTCTTCACTTTCACCGGTGCCAGTATGAGGTTGTCCAGAACGGAAAGGTGTGGAAAGAGGTTGAACTGTTGAAAGACCATTCCAATAGAACTTCTTATCCGGTTTATGTTTCTGTGGGTTATGAGTTCTCCTCTGAAATAGATCCTTCCCTCCTGGTACTCCTCAAGCAGGTTTATACAGCGAAGGAGGGTGCTCTTTCCACTTCCACTCGGACCTATTATCGATATCACTTCAGCCTTTTTCACTTCGAGGTCGATACCTTTGAGCACGTGAAGTTTTCCAAAGAACTTGTGGAGTCCCTCGATCTTCAATACGACGTCTCTCATATTTTCAACCTGCCTTCCACGAACTTCACCAGTCTGGAAACAGAAAAAGTAATGGCGAAATAAATCAGTGCCACCCCACCGTATATGGGAAAACTCATGAAGGTTCTGCTGACGATGTACTGGGCACTCCTCATGAGCTCGACTGTTCCTATCACCATCGCAAGGGAACTGTCCTTTGCGAGGGCGATGAACTCGTTTCCGAGTGCTGGAAGAATGTGCCTGAACGCCTGTGGAAGAATCACATGGACCATAGCCTGAAAGTGTGACATCCCAAGGGATCTTGCCGCCTCGTACTGTCCCTTTGGAACGGACTGTATCCCCGCTCTGACAATTTCTGCAACGTACGCTCCGCTGTTTATCCCGAGGGCAACGACAGCAGCCGTGAACCTGTCGAACTCAAGACCAAGTTCGGGAAGCCCGAAGTACACCAAAAAGAGCTGAACCATCAACGGAGTTCCTCTGATGAACTCCACGTAAACGGAGGATGGGTACCTTATGATCCGGTACTTCGAAAGCCTTCCCATACCGACGAAGATCCCTATGGCAAGTCCCATCGAAACCGAAAGAGAAGTAAGCTGAAGGGTGCGCAGGGCACCCTTCAGAAGAAGAGGCAGATTGTCTACGATCACTTTCAACCATTCTGGCATTCTTCATTCCTCCATCACTCTGAGAACCATTTTTCTATGAGCACGTCGTAGGGGCTCTTTTTCAGCTCCCTCAAAACACCGTTGATGAACTCGAGTAGATCCGTATCCTCTTTCCTCACGGCGATGCCGTACTGCTCGCTGGAGAGAACATCGCTCGAAATGAAAAGGTCAGGATTTTTCGCAACGAAAGCCTTCGCGGTCGCAGAGTCCAGCACCACAGCGTCCGCTCTTCCTCTCTTCAGTTCCAGGAAGGCATCGGTGAACTTGTCGAACCTGACGACGTTGATCCCATCGTATTTCGAAACCTCTATATCTCCCGTGGTTCCTATCTGAACCGCCACGGTCTTTCCCACAAGATCCTCGTAGGTCTTTGGTTGAAAGTTGCTGTCTTTTCTCACCACGATGACCTGCCCCGCATCGAAGTACGGGTCGGAGAAAGCCACCACTTTCTTTCTCTCTTCTGTGATCGTCATACCAGAGATGATCACATCGATCTTTTTCGTCAGAAGACTCGGAATGAGCCCATCGAAAGTCATGTCGACGATTCTGAGTTCCACACCTAGCTTTCTTGCTATCTCTTTTGCAAGATCTACATCGAATCCCACGATGTTTCCGTTTTCATCGACGAACTCAAAGGGTGGAAAGTCCGCAGAGAGTCCAACAAGAAGGTAACCTCTGCTTTTGATCTCGCCAATCGCACCTGCGAAGATCACCAGTGAGACGACGAGAAATCCTATGACAACCAGTTTCTTCATTCTATCACCCCTGATTCATTATACCACTTTTTTGCATATCAATGCTTTATGAAGAGAAGCCACAGTGCGAAGGCAAGCGCCAGGATCCATGTGAACCAATGCACTTCTTTGGTTTTTCCAGAAAAGAGCTTCACCAGAGCGTAAGAGATGATACCAAGAGCAATACCGTTTGCTATGGAGTACGTGAGAGGCATCGTTATGACTGTGATGAACGCGGGGATTGCCTCTGTTATATCGTCCCATCTAACCTTTCCGAGGTTTCCTATCATGAGGGCCCCAACGAAGATCAATGCGGGGGCGGTGGCATATCCGGGAACTGTCTGAGCAAGCGGAGCAAAGAAGAGCATGGCAAGCATACAGAGTGCCACAACGAGAGCGGTGAGCCCCGTTCTTCCACCCTCTGCGATCCCTGCACCGCTCTCTATGTAGGTGGTCACCGTGGAAGTTCCAAAGAGTGCTCCCACGGAAGTTCCTATGGCGTCTGAAAGAAACGCCCTGTTTGCCCTTGGAAGTTCTCCATTCTTCATGAAACCGGCACTCTGCGCAAGTCCTGTGATGGTGCCGAGCGTGTCGAAGAAGTCAACGAAGAAGAAGGTGAGAACGACGATCCAGAAATCAAGGCTCAAAAATCCAGAAAAATCGAGTTTCATGAACGTCGGGGAGATGTTTGGGATAGGTCCAACTATTCCCTGGTACTTTGTGACACCTATCCCTGGAATGGCACCAACAAGAGTCGCCACAAGAATTCCGATCATCACAGCACCCGGGACCTTTCTGTGGTAGAGCGCTACGATCACAAGAAGCCCGACAACCGTCACTAGAACCCCGGGATTTGTAAGATCTCCTAGAGAAACGGAAGTAGCGGGATTTGACACGACGATTTCCGCGCTTCTAAGTCCTATGAACGCGATGAAGAATCCGATCCCAGCCGAGATTGCGATCTTTATGGATTCAGGGATGATACCGGCCACGAACTTTCTAAACCCAACGAGAGTCAGACCTATGAAGATGAGCCCTTCTATGAAGACTGCTGCGAGTGCCACCCTCCAGTCGATTCCCATCCCAAGGCACACAGTGTAGGTGAAGTACGCGTTCAGTCCCATACCGGGGGCGAGTGCGAAGGGGTAGTTGGCAAAGAAAGCCATCACGAGTGTCGCTGTGGCAGACCCCAGGATCGTCGCGACCATGAAGGCTCCGAAGAACTGTTGATACAGGGGACTTCCCGCATCCACTCCAACCGCCTGAACGAGGATGGAGGGGTTCACGAAGACGATGTAAGCCATGGTGAGGAAGGTCGCAATACCGGCAAAGATCTCTGTCTTCACGTTCGTTCCGTTCTCTTTGAGATGAAACACACACCTCACCTCCGGTATAAAAAATTTAAAGGGGATCGAAAGATCCCGAGCTTTGTTTTGATTCTCTCATGTTTTCTTTAAGAGCACTTTAAACAAAAGAAAAGCGGGAGGAACACCCTCCCGCTCACTCACCGTACTCTTCCTTGAGGTACTCTTTTATCTTTTGATCAGCCGTCTTTATCGCTGTTTCCATATCGACTTTTCCGTTTATGAAGTCGGAAAACATGTTGCCAACCACCGTTCTGATCTCGTACCAGACGCCGATCTGTGGATCGAACACAGCGTTGTCTATCTGAGAAAGGGGTATTTCAAGCAGAGGATCGGACTTTGCTGCCTCCTTCCAGATGGAGGTCTCAAGAGCACTTCTTCTCACAGGGATGTAACCCGTGTTTATCGCCCAGTAGGCGGTCACCTCAGGGGAGATGAGGTACTTCATGAACTCCCAGGCTGCTCTTTTTTCCTCTTCACTTGCCGTGTTGAACATGATGATGTCCGTTCCTGCAAACGGCACCTTGTTCGTCACCCAGGTGGGAACGGGTGCCCAGCTCCAGGTGAACTTACCCTTCGTGGACTGCTCAACGTAGGGTCTTCCTGCTATCGTGCTTATGTACATCATGATCTTTCCCTGACCAAAAATCCCGTCGAGATATCCTCCCTGGAAGTACGCGATCCCATCGTCGACCATTTTCTTTACGAAGGAAAGAACGTCTCTTGTTTCCTGGCTGTCGATGTTGGATACCCACTTTCCATCGACCTTTTTCAGGATGGATCCACCGCGCAGTGTGAGAAGAATCTGGAAGAAGTCAACGGTCGTTCTGAATCCATATCCATACTGGTCGATCTTTCCGTCTCCGTCCAGATCTTCTGTCATGATACGTGCTGCCTCGTAAAGCTCATCGATCGTTTTGGGAACATCGACACCGTACATTGCGAAGGCATCTGCGTTGTAGTAGAGTATGTAGAGGCTCTTGTTGAACGGAACAGCGTATATGGTGTCTCCCCACATACAGTTATCTCTCAAAGGTTTGAAGATGTCTTCCCACTCTTCTTTCGTGAGGCCTATCTTTGGATCGTTCACGAACTCGTTCAGAGGCTGCACGACTCCACTCTGTATGAGTTTTGCCGTCCAGTTAGAGTACGCCTGTGCGATGGTGGGAAGCTCTCCTGCCTGTGCGGCGGCGAGGAGTTTCTGGGAAAGAGCTCCATAGTTTCCAACGTAGACCGCTTCCACCTCGATATCGGGATGGAGTTCGTTGAAGGTGTTCACTATCTCCTGAAGGGTCTTTCCGTGCCCACCACCCATGGCGTGCCAGAACGTGACCTTCACCTTCGAAAGGGCCAGAACACTCAAAGCTACCATCAAAAGAACAAGAACCTTCTTCACAAAAATCCCTCCCTTTTTGGAATTTCACCACACTGAATTATACCGCATAGGTTATAATTTGAATGTGAAGAAAACACAAGGAAGTGAGGGCTGAAGATGAAGGCATCGAAAAAACTCAAAGAGACGGTTCTTGCGTATCTTTTTCTGCTTCCCTCGCTTGCGGTCCTTGGTATGTTCGTCTTCTGGCCAGTTGGTTTTTCCTTCGTTCTGAGTTTCTTCAAGTGGGACTTCAGAAACATGAAGAATCCCTACTTCACAGGGCTCGACAACTACATCGAGATCTTTCGATTCGACTATCCTCCAAAGTACTCTTTCATTTTCACCGTTCTGAACAGCTTCTTTCATCTTGCTGTTGCCGGTGCTGTTGTGCTCCTTGTGGTTCATCTGCTGAGGAAGAGATCACTCTCCGGTGTTCTTCCTAACGCCATGATTGTGCTACTATACATTGCTTTGAATCTCTTCAGCCTGAAAAATCCCATCCTTTCCTTTTTTGCAGCGGCCATCTCCTGGTCGTGGCTCGTGTACGATTTCAAGAAAGTGGAGATGAAAAACACCTGGCTTTGGTTCATTCTGTTTCTTGTGGTCTTCACTTTTGTGGAACTTCGTTCATCTCTTCCCGGGATGGTGAACTTCCTACTAGACGCAAAGGACAAAAATCTCTTTCTCAAAGCCCTCACGAACACCCTCTACTACGTGATACTCAGTGTTCCCTCTCAGATCTTTCTGTCTCTTGTGATAGCCCTTCTTCTGAACAGCAACGTCAGGTTCAGGGTCTTCTTCAGAACGGCCTACTTCATTCCTTTCGTCACCTCCGTTGTTGCCATATCTCTCGTCTGGAAGTGGATATTCAACGACGAGTTCGGTCTTCTGAACTACATCCTTTCACTGTTCAACATAGATCCCATCTCCTGGCTGAAGGATGAAAGGTGGACGATTCCCACGATCGCTATAGTGTCTGTTTGGAAAACCGTTGGGTACGATGCGGTGATATTTCTTGCAGGTCTTCAAAACATTGACAGGTCCTACTACGAAGCGGCAGAGGTCGACGGTGCAAATTCCCTTCAGAAGTTCTTCTACATCACCTGGCCCCTTCTGTCTCCGACGACGTTCTTTCTGCTCATCGTCTCCCTAATAGGTGCCTTCAAGGTCTTTGCAGAGATTTACATACTCTACGATGGACTTCCAGGGCCGTACAACAACAGTGGAATGACCCTCGTGTACTACGTGTTCGATCTGTTCTACAGACAACAGAGGATGGGAATCGCTTCAGCGGCGGCGTACATCCTTTTTGCCATCATCCTCATCTTCACCTTCATACAGTACAGGGTTGGAAGAAGAGCGGTCGAGTACGTATCGTGAGGTGGTAGTGTGAAGAAACTGATCGTTTATCTTCTTCTCATATTTGGAGCCGTGGTGATGCTTGGACCATTTGTCTGGATGGTGCTCACTTCCTTTAAGGCACCCTCTGAGGTCCAGCAGTGGCCTCCGAAGTTCTACACCAAGAACTTCTCATTCTCCCGCAATGTGAAGGTGATTATGAAACCGGGTGTTCAGAGGGTGCCCAGGGGAGTCAGTCTGAGGGAAGCCTACTCGTTGAGAATGGGGGAGGAAAACCTCCTTGCCATCGTCGTGAACGACGATCCGTTCTACAGAGGAACGGTGACGATCCCTCTGAAGGGAGCAAGATACACAACGAAGGTGAACGACGAGAAGGTTAGAGAGATTGCCTCGAAATCTCCTGTTGAGTTCTCATGGAACACACCGGAGGAGTTCTTCGAGCAGTTCTTCATTCACTACAAAAGTGGTGCAAGTCCTTACTTTCAGAGGGCAACTTTGATAAACGAGATTTCGGCTGCGATAGAGAGTTCGCTGAGAACGATCTCTCAACTTGAAAGGTTCACAGAACTGAGAATAAAAGACGACGCAGAAAGAGAAAGGTTCCATCTATTTCTTGAAACCAAAAAGAAAGAACTCTCCACACTCCGAGAGAACGTAGAGAAGATGAAAGCAGGAAGCACACTCGTTCTCTCCGACGACGAAATAAGAGATCTCCATGCATTACTGAAAGGTGTAAGCCTCGAGTATTCTGGAAGCAACCCCCTCGTTTCCGTGTACGAAAAGAGGGTAGCCTTTCCCATTGAAGAGATAAAAGAGAACATCTCCTACTACCTTGAAGTCAGTGAGTTCTTCCAGAACGCACAGAACCTCACGGTCGAAAAAAACATCGTTGCAAGGGCGATGAGTGAAAAAGAAAGAAAAGAGCTCTTTTTGAAGAAGATAGAAAACTTCTCCGACAAGGAACTCGTCGAAAAACTCCTTGAAGAATCGAAAAATCCAGTGGAAGAGTACGTGGCTTTGAAGGAACAGGAAATCTCAAAAAAATACAACGTGGATCTTCTCACTATCGCTTCAGTGAAACCCGTTGTTTCTTCTCTCATCACGCTCGCCCAAGAAAGCGGCATTGAAGCGGAGAGTTTCTCTCAGATGCTTGAAGAAATGAACACCAGACTCTCCGAAAGCAGCACCTACAAGATCTTGAAATCAAAGCTCTCTCAGCTCAACCTGAGCGAAGATTTGCTCAACGCGGTTGCACAATATCTCAAAGATGTTGCCCTTCTCAGAAAAGCCTACGAGGATGCGATGAGTTCCTGGAAGATCGTGGAAGCTCCAGATTTCGTGAAAGAAGTTCGGGTGAAAAACGGCGAAGTCGTAGAGATTCTTCTTGATAGTGTTCCCGCAATATTTTTGAGCGACGAGTCCGTGAACTCTGTGAAACTCAGGTTTTCCTTCCGTGAAGTTTTGGCGAACATCTTTCAGAACTACGTGGATGCCTGGAACGCTGCTCCTTTTCCGAGGTACTACTTCAACACCTTCTTCGTTGCCTCTTCAACGACCATCCTTGAAGTGATCACCGCTTCCCTTGCCGCATATGCCTTTTCCTGGATGGTCTTTCCAGGAAGGGATTTCATCTTCGGACTCTTTCTTGCCACGATGATGATCCCAGGGGAAGTCC
This genomic window from Thermotoga sp. SG1 contains:
- a CDS encoding putative manganese-dependent inorganic diphosphatase, whose translation is MERVYVMGHRNPDTDSVCSAIGYAHYKGVVEKKKLFIPARCGELTSEALFVLDYFKVKPPVLLETLEPIVEDLELKDPIFVSPDTPVYDVAMLMEGKGIKNVPVVSKGKMIGVVTESNLARVYVRRLKIEPLVIHPVPLEQLVRVLKAEVVCDHLKEKTISGKVHIAVDALHVLLGKIEIGDVVIVGDNEPAQIALLEKGAKLMIVVNNAPVSGRVLEIAKEKNAAVLRVKFDAFGAAKLINLALPVTLVMSKKFPTVTKKDTLEDVRNIVFTSKLRAAFVEDEKEKLLGVITRTDLMKDVRKKVILVDHNEITQAPEGVEKAEILEIIDHHRLGGLSTLNPIFFYNEPVGSTSTIVTEFFLRDDVKIEREIAGVLLAGIISDTLFFKLSTTTEKDRAMASFLAKITKLDLENFARRLLREGMKIPKNVDPFELLKRDVKVYEMGEESFAVSQIMTSDFSVLLKEKEKFISALKNLRGELGVTHCFVLFTNPIEETSLVMVEGDQKILEKAFDGAEKKDGLFLLKGVMSRKKDFVPRIGEVLRRER
- a CDS encoding DMT family transporter encodes the protein MERFFAWFVIVLWGVSFLATKVVVQVLNPFLAGFLRFLLAFLFLSLVSGRPKLFNRDIFMAGFWGVFGYFAFENSALMFTEPTNAAIIVSSAPIFFLLFSHIVQKKRTTAGMYLGVMLSFLGVALVILNGRFVLKLNPIGDLLAFGAALSWVFYTHHVEKLGSLTLKENAGIMFWGMVLFLPFSAGRFHQLLNMNASVIVSLLYLGLLCSGLAYFLWNKAIEKLGSRRTTNMIYYIPVVTAVVEHTVKMKLPSALLIGGVVLVVLGLSIFEREVEHETESGTDRMWKDRSEKARSRSD
- a CDS encoding amino acid ABC transporter ATP-binding protein, producing MRDVVLKIEGLHKFFGKLHVLKGIDLEVKKAEVISIIGPSGSGKSTLLRCINLLEEYQEGRIYFRGELITHRNINRIRSSIGMVFQQFNLFPHLSVLDNLILAPVKVKNMSKEEAIEKARKLLERVDLIDKINERPGNLSGGQQQRVAIARALMMDPELMLFDEPTSALDPELVKEVLDVIKDLAQTGITMLIVTHEMRFARDVSDRVIFMDEGKIVESGTPEKIFSNPENERTREFLGHFLSV
- a CDS encoding rod shape-determining protein — its product is MLRKDIGIDLGTANTLVFLKGKGIVVNEPSVIAIDSSTGEILKVGLEAKNMLGKTPATIKAIRPMKDGVIADYTVALVMLRYFINKAKNGFNLLKPRVVIGVPIGITDVERRAILDAGLEAGASKVFLIEEPMAAAIGSNLNVEEPSGNMVVDIGGGTTEVAVISLGSIVTWESVRIAGDEMDEAIMQYVRETYRVAIGERTAERVKIEIGNVFPSKENDELETTVSGIDLSTGLPRKLTLKGGEVREALKSVVVTIVESVRATLEKTPPELVSDIIERGIFLTGGGSLLRGLDTLLQKETGINVIRAEEPLTAVAKGAGMVLEKVNILKKLQGAG
- a CDS encoding penicillin-binding transpeptidase domain-containing protein; its protein translation is MKNRLILLFMALSFVLIIIKAFQIQILEHEEHKRYLELLQTRIVKLLAPRGKILTSDGKVLARDEEVYILDPWLNNIDELKKTGLLTSEEVLRLIRGEKIVLDKARADVLSKKGARISLDYRRRYVPIAPHVVGYVNVDREGMYGVERVYDEFLTGVEGVKMVFVESSGKVTSEVMKSPPKPGEDITLTIDSRIQKVAEKSMEEVGKPGAVILSSVKTGEILALASFPEYNPQDFYEGFTKREWERLLRESPSPLINRMISSTYNPGSAIKILWTLAALLSGIDPNEKINCHGVFEYRNSKGEVVAKYRDWKKEGHGPTDLAKAIRVSCNIYFYQLGLKLGVEKMTEIARKFGIFEKTGIDLPGEKEGLLPSPEWKITKIGEPWYPGDTILMSIGQGYLEITPIELLRLVSLVANKGVFYKPHVVKKIGSKVVKPEIETQVQIDEKVWSFLKDAMVDVTSFRGNEKEDPGTAYHVFRDFPYRVAGKTGTAETSNGEPHSWFIGFSPAENPEVAIVVMVEHGGYGSGAASQIAKEVLSEYFKLKESAQETPSSSRSPD